TCAAATTAACATTTCATCTTGTTCCTGAAATTAGCAATGTCGATCGACTCTAACTCTCTTTGGTTGATATTTAATACTTTTCTGGTTTTTGTGATGCAGCCAGGATTTATGTGTTTGGAATCGGGGTTAACCCGCGCGAAAAATAGTATCAATGTGGCAATCAAAAATCTCCTTGACCTGGGTATTTCGATTTTGCTTTTTTGGGCTGTGGGTTATGGCATCATCTTTGGGACTTCGATCGCAGGGATTTTTGGCTGGGATCATTTTTTCTTTAATCCTGAAGCTTTTTCCTCTGGGGAAATGGTATTTTTCCTCTTCCAAATGATGTTTTGTAGTACTGCCACCACGATCGTTTCTGGTGCTAGCGCCGAGAGACTCAAGTTTCACAGTTATGTAATCGTCACCGCGATCATTTCAGGCTTAATCTATCCTTGTGTGGCTCATTGGATTTGGCATAGTAACGGTTTTACTGATGGTTTTGGCTATTTAGAACAGTTAGGTTTTATTGATGTTGCTGGTGCGACAGTGGTTCATAGTGTCGGTGGTTGGGTTTCTTTGGCAGTTATCTTAGTTATTGGGCCAAGGACAGGAAGATTCGATCGCTCTAGTAGCTCTAGTAAATTTCGGGAAATTTATGCTTCTAACCTACCTTTATCAGTTTTAGGGGTGATGCTGATTTGGCTGGGATGGTTGGGTTTTAATGCTGGCAGCGTGACTCCTGAAGTAACTAGCGTGGCTTTAACTGTCCTCAATACTCTGCTGGCTGGTGCAGCAGGAATGCTCTGTACTGGTTTTATTGGTTGGCAAAAATTAAAAACTAATAAGGCTGAAGTTTTAATTAATGGTTCGCTAGCGGGTTTGGTTTCTATTACTGGCGTTTGTAATGCCGTTCATCCCGTAGTGGCGATCGCCATTGGTGCAGTAGGAGGCGCAGTTATGCTGCTGGTCAGCTCTGGGCTAGTCTACTGGCGCATTGATGATGCGGTGGATGCTATTCCTGTTCATTTGGGGGGTGGTATTTGGGGGACTATAGCAGTGGCACTGGTGGGCAATCCAGATGCGCTTAATTCTGAATTGAGTCCAGTTGGTCAGTTACTGGTACAGCTATGGGGGATTATCATCTGTGGTTTGTGGGCGTTTGGGGTGACTTGGATTTTACTCCAGCTAATTAACCGTTTGATGCCGTTACGAGTTTCTCTAGCTGATGAAGATCGTGGCTTAAATATTTCGGAACACTATGCTAAAAGTGCGGTGTATGAAATGCTGCGGGTCATGGAGCGTCAAGCAATTGAGCGAGATCTTAGTTTACGAGTTCCTGAAGAACCTTTTACAGAAATTGGTTATGTCGCCAAACATTATAATCAGGTAATAGATTCCCTGGAAGCTTCCCATCAACAGCTTCAGCAATTTAACACCGAGTTAGAACAGAAAGTGAAGCAACGTACGGCTGAATTATCTACTGCCAAAGAGAAAGCCGAGGTAGCTAACCAGGCTAAGAGTACTTTTATTGCCAATATGAGTCATGAACTGAGAACTCCCCTCAACGCCATTATTGGTTTTGCGCAATTGATGGCTGGCAATCAAACTTTACCCAGGGAAGAACAAAGACAGATCGGTATTATCAATCGTAGTGGGGAACACTTACTATCCTTGATTAACAATGTGCTAGACCTTTCCAAAATGGAGGCAGAGCAATTAGATTTAACCATTAGTCAGTTCGATCTTGATGCTTTGCTTAACGATTTAAAGCAGATGTTTAGTCTTAAAGCTGCTAACGCTAATCTAAAGCTAGATTTTATGGTTCATCCTGATACACCACGCTATGTTTTGGCAGATCAGGGCAAACTACGCCAGATTTTAATTAACTTACTCAATAATGCGCTCAAGTTTACTAGTCAAGGAAGAGTTGCTCTCAGGATCTTACCTACTTTAGCCAGCAAACCAGATGAACCGACAGTACTAGCTTTTGAGGTAGAAGATACGGGAGAAGGGATTGCACCTGAAGAACTAGAACATCTGTTTCAGCCTTTTAGCCAAACTCAATCAGGTAGAAAAGCTCAGGAAGGTACAGGGTTGGGACTAACCATCAGTCGTAAATTTGTGCAGTTGATGGGGGGCGATCTCAAAGTGCAATCGGTGGTCAATCGGGGCAGTATTTTTAGTTTTAAGATTCAAGTGCAAATCGTGGCTTTAGAGCAAATTGCCCCAGCAAAAACTGCTCCTCAAGAAATCATTGCCCTAGCGCCGAATCAACCCCAACCGCGAATTTTAATCGTGGACGATCGCGAACTTAATCGCGAACTATTAGTCAATATACTTCAGCCACTGGGTTTTGCTCTCTGTACCGCAGTTGATGGCGATGAAGCGATCGCTATTTGGCAATCTTGGCAACCAGATTTGATCTTGATGGATCTGAGGATGCCTCATCTGAATGGCGAAAAGGCAATTGAAATAATTAAAAGCGATCGCACTTCTACTACTAAAATTATTGCATTAACCGCTAGCGCTCTAGAAACAGAACGAGTAAGTATTATGGCTCTAGGCTGTGATGATTTTATACGCAAACCATTCAAAACCGACGATCTGTTATTAATGATGACGAAGCATTTAGGCTTGTGCTATACCTATGCAAGCAATACTGTAGATTTACCCTTACCGCCACTCACTTTAAATGACCAAGCTTTCGAGAAGATATCCAATCAATTATTATTAGAACTTCAGCAGTCGATCATGGCAATTGATCTAGCTAAAATTGAGCAGATTACTCAGCAGATCGCCCAGGAAAATGAACTATTAGCTCAGGCAATTGAGCAACATATTAGTAATTTTGAATACGAGCATATTTTGAACTTATTACCTTTTAATTAGCATTATTTCAGGAAAATTAACGAGTGAAAAAATTAATGGCAGCTAAGGAGTTGAACAACATCCTGATTGTGGATGACACTCCTCAAAATTTACATTTGCTGGTGGATCTTCTGACTAACTATGACTACCAAGTTAGACCTGTGCCAAACGGTAAGTTAGCTCTCTCCGCAGCCGAGATTAATCCGCCCGATCTGATTCTCTTAGATATTATGATGCCTGACCTTAATGGTTATGAGGTCTGTAAACAGCTGAAAACTAATCCTAAAACTAAAGACATCCCCATCATTTTTATCAGTGCGGGGAATGAAGCGGTAGATAAGGTTAAGGCTTTTGCGATTGGTGGTGCTGACTATATTAACAAGCCGTTTCAGATCCATGAAGTGTTGATGCGGATTAAAAATCAGCTGGTGGTCAAAAGCCTCCAACAACAGTTAAGAGCCAAAAATGAGCAGTTGAAACAAACTATCATTCAACTCAAAGCCAGCCAGAAACAAGAGTTTGAGTCGCAAAAACAGCTAGCCTTAGCTAAAATCACCTCTGGCATTAGCCAGCAGATCGACAACCCCATAGCGGAAATTAACCATACTCTCGCTCAAATCAGACAGTTTGGTCAGGCTACCCTCGAAAACCTTCCTATTTTTCTGGCTAAAATTTCTCCTCAACAGCAAAAATATTTTGCCTCACTGTTAAAACAGTCTCAAAATAACCAAATTAATCCTCTGCTATCAAATCTCAAAAGACAAGAGTTAAAGAATCAGCTTGTAACTAAGTTAGCTAGATTTCAAATTCAAGAAACAGCTAAAATTGCCGATACATTAATTGAACTGGGCTTTAATGAGGAAATAGAAGACTTTATGCCTCTATTTGCCAGTGAAAACTATTGGGAAATCTTCGATCATGCCTGTCTAATTATTAACCTGCATCAGAACATTAATCACATTACTGACTCAACGGTTAAAGTTAGTAACATAATTTCGGCTTTTGAAGACTATTCAGACTATAGCTACAGTAAATCTCCTAAACGCTTGGCTAATCTAGAAAATACCCTAGCTAAAGCCCTCAGTTTACTTGCCCCTAATTTACCCTCTGGAGTGCAAATCATTAAACGCTATAGCCCAGTTTCAACTATTAGCTGTTACCCTGAAGCACTGCAACAAGCCTGGTTTCATTTGATCCAGAATGCGATCGAAGCAATTGGTACTCATGGCATACTCACGATTAATCTTTACCAGCAGCAAGACTATCTCATGGTGGAGATTATTGATACAGGAGAAAGTATTAATCCAGAAATATTAGATAAACTCTGCGATCCATTTTTCACAACTAAATCCGCACAGGGCAAAGTTGGTTTAGGACTGGCGATCGCCAAGCAAATTATTGAGCAACATAATGGTAGCATTGCTGTTCAACTACTGGCGGAAAAAATGACCCTGCCAGGAAATACCAAGTTTACAATTTCTTTGCCTCTGTCTGTCAATCAGATTTAGTATTACATCAAGTATGGATAATAACTTTAAATAGAGTGATTCCCCAAGTCCCCAAGTCCCCAAGTCCCTAAATTAAAACATTTAACTGTTCATCCGAACCTGATATTACTTAAGACTTTGGGGAAGGGTAATAGTGAAAGTTGTTCCCTGTCCTAAGACGCTTTCTACAGTAATATTTCCCTGATGATTTTCCACAATGGCTTTGGTGATCGCTAGTCCTAAACCCGCACCTGTAGAGGTGTTTATTTGACGCTGGGGAGAATGAGCAGGATCGGCACGATAGAAGCGATCGAAGATATGGGGTAATCCTGCTTCGGGGATACCCTGACCATTATCTTTAACTTTAACCTCTAGTTCATATTGACTATGAGCTTCGCGGACTCTGATCGATTTGCTTGTCGGTTTGATTAAGGCTAATTGCACTTCCACGGAGGCTTCTTTGGTCTCATGCCATTCGCTATGCTCGATCGCATTAGCAATCAGATTAGTAAATAAACGAGATAAGTAATCCCAGTCGCCTTGAACGGTAAAAATATCTTCCTCATTGAAATTTTTAGCAAGATTTTCGACCATATTTTCTGGTTCGACAATGCGCAAAGAAAGAAATAATCCCTTT
This sequence is a window from Pleurocapsa minor HA4230-MV1. Protein-coding genes within it:
- the amt gene encoding ammonium transporter, with translation MSIDSNSLWLIFNTFLVFVMQPGFMCLESGLTRAKNSINVAIKNLLDLGISILLFWAVGYGIIFGTSIAGIFGWDHFFFNPEAFSSGEMVFFLFQMMFCSTATTIVSGASAERLKFHSYVIVTAIISGLIYPCVAHWIWHSNGFTDGFGYLEQLGFIDVAGATVVHSVGGWVSLAVILVIGPRTGRFDRSSSSSKFREIYASNLPLSVLGVMLIWLGWLGFNAGSVTPEVTSVALTVLNTLLAGAAGMLCTGFIGWQKLKTNKAEVLINGSLAGLVSITGVCNAVHPVVAIAIGAVGGAVMLLVSSGLVYWRIDDAVDAIPVHLGGGIWGTIAVALVGNPDALNSELSPVGQLLVQLWGIIICGLWAFGVTWILLQLINRLMPLRVSLADEDRGLNISEHYAKSAVYEMLRVMERQAIERDLSLRVPEEPFTEIGYVAKHYNQVIDSLEASHQQLQQFNTELEQKVKQRTAELSTAKEKAEVANQAKSTFIANMSHELRTPLNAIIGFAQLMAGNQTLPREEQRQIGIINRSGEHLLSLINNVLDLSKMEAEQLDLTISQFDLDALLNDLKQMFSLKAANANLKLDFMVHPDTPRYVLADQGKLRQILINLLNNALKFTSQGRVALRILPTLASKPDEPTVLAFEVEDTGEGIAPEELEHLFQPFSQTQSGRKAQEGTGLGLTISRKFVQLMGGDLKVQSVVNRGSIFSFKIQVQIVALEQIAPAKTAPQEIIALAPNQPQPRILIVDDRELNRELLVNILQPLGFALCTAVDGDEAIAIWQSWQPDLILMDLRMPHLNGEKAIEIIKSDRTSTTKIIALTASALETERVSIMALGCDDFIRKPFKTDDLLLMMTKHLGLCYTYASNTVDLPLPPLTLNDQAFEKISNQLLLELQQSIMAIDLAKIEQITQQIAQENELLAQAIEQHISNFEYEHILNLLPFN
- a CDS encoding response regulator, coding for MKKLMAAKELNNILIVDDTPQNLHLLVDLLTNYDYQVRPVPNGKLALSAAEINPPDLILLDIMMPDLNGYEVCKQLKTNPKTKDIPIIFISAGNEAVDKVKAFAIGGADYINKPFQIHEVLMRIKNQLVVKSLQQQLRAKNEQLKQTIIQLKASQKQEFESQKQLALAKITSGISQQIDNPIAEINHTLAQIRQFGQATLENLPIFLAKISPQQQKYFASLLKQSQNNQINPLLSNLKRQELKNQLVTKLARFQIQETAKIADTLIELGFNEEIEDFMPLFASENYWEIFDHACLIINLHQNINHITDSTVKVSNIISAFEDYSDYSYSKSPKRLANLENTLAKALSLLAPNLPSGVQIIKRYSPVSTISCYPEALQQAWFHLIQNAIEAIGTHGILTINLYQQQDYLMVEIIDTGESINPEILDKLCDPFFTTKSAQGKVGLGLAIAKQIIEQHNGSIAVQLLAEKMTLPGNTKFTISLPLSVNQI